From one Streptomyces sp. R41 genomic stretch:
- a CDS encoding glycine betaine ABC transporter substrate-binding protein: MRRFMARVFAGGLLLASGCGLTSGSPMVDNVKPGSIGQGEPLKGANLTVTSKEFTEQLILGAIMGIAFQAAGANVLDRTGIQGSVGAREAVKNGDADAMYEYTGTAWITYLGNSTPIPDPQKQWEAVRDADLKNGLTWLPPSALNNTYALAMNQANFKKYGTRTLSDVAALAKKDPGAVTLCVESEFANRADGLPGMENAYGMSVPAKNITQMDTGIIYTQVAKGSCTYGEVFTTDGRIKSMNLEVMQDDKKFFPNYNAAPEINSKALKKYPAIAEVINPVTKKLNNAVAQELNAKVDVDGEDPHQVALDWMKAEGFVKGG; this comes from the coding sequence ATGAGGCGCTTCATGGCCCGCGTGTTCGCCGGCGGGCTGCTGCTGGCCTCCGGGTGCGGGCTGACCAGCGGCTCCCCCATGGTCGACAACGTCAAGCCCGGCTCGATCGGCCAGGGCGAACCGCTCAAGGGCGCCAACCTGACCGTCACCTCCAAGGAGTTCACCGAGCAGCTGATCCTCGGCGCGATCATGGGCATCGCCTTCCAGGCGGCCGGCGCGAATGTGCTCGACCGCACCGGCATCCAGGGGTCGGTCGGCGCCCGCGAGGCCGTCAAGAACGGCGACGCGGACGCCATGTACGAGTACACGGGCACGGCCTGGATCACCTACCTCGGCAACAGCACGCCCATCCCCGACCCGCAGAAGCAGTGGGAGGCGGTGCGCGACGCCGACCTCAAGAACGGCCTGACCTGGCTGCCGCCGTCCGCCCTCAACAACACGTACGCGCTCGCCATGAACCAGGCCAACTTCAAGAAGTACGGCACGAGGACGCTCTCCGACGTGGCCGCGCTGGCCAAGAAGGACCCCGGCGCGGTGACGCTGTGCGTGGAGAGCGAGTTCGCCAACCGGGCGGACGGACTGCCGGGCATGGAGAACGCGTACGGGATGAGCGTGCCCGCGAAGAACATCACGCAGATGGACACCGGGATCATCTACACCCAGGTGGCGAAGGGCAGTTGCACCTACGGGGAGGTGTTCACCACCGACGGGCGCATCAAGTCGATGAACCTGGAGGTGATGCAGGACGACAAGAAGTTCTTCCCCAACTACAACGCCGCGCCCGAGATCAACTCCAAGGCCCTGAAGAAGTATCCGGCGATCGCCGAGGTCATCAATCCGGTGACGAAGAAGCTGAACAACGCGGTGGCGCAGGAGTTGAACGCGAAGGTGGACGTGGACGGGGAGGATCCGCATCAGGTGGCGTTGGACTGGATGAAGGCGGAGGGGTTCGTGAAGGGCGGCTGA
- the menC gene encoding o-succinylbenzoate synthase has product MKLERVEVVHIALPLVTPFRTSFGTMTTKDTFLLHVVTDAAEGWSEFAADPEPLYCSEFVAGAEIVLRDFLLPRVAALPELTAAALAPAMAKIKGHELAKAALETAVLDAGLRAHGMPFATYLGAVRDRVPAGVSVGIKESVPALLDDVERYLAEGYVRIKLKIEPGWDLEPVRAVRERFGDGLPLQVDANTAYSLADAEHLRRLDAFGLLLIEEPLEENNLHAHAQLQKRVATPVCLDESLHSARDTASAIAMDACRVVNVKPVRVGGYLEARRIHDVAHAHGVPVWCGGMLETGIGRAPNLALAALPGFTLPGDTSASSRYFAEDITEPFVLQDGHLPVPRTPGIGIEPLPEALRRFTTARRDLYGGRAER; this is encoded by the coding sequence ATGAAACTCGAACGCGTCGAAGTCGTCCACATCGCCCTGCCCCTCGTCACCCCCTTCCGTACGTCCTTCGGGACCATGACGACGAAGGACACCTTCCTCCTCCACGTCGTCACGGACGCGGCGGAGGGCTGGTCGGAGTTCGCCGCCGACCCCGAGCCGCTGTACTGCTCGGAGTTCGTGGCCGGGGCCGAGATCGTGCTCCGCGACTTCCTGCTGCCGCGCGTGGCCGCCCTCCCGGAGCTCACGGCGGCCGCGCTCGCGCCCGCGATGGCGAAGATCAAGGGCCATGAGCTGGCCAAGGCGGCCCTGGAGACGGCCGTCCTCGACGCCGGGCTGCGCGCGCACGGCATGCCGTTCGCGACCTACCTCGGGGCGGTGCGGGACCGCGTACCGGCGGGCGTGTCCGTAGGCATCAAGGAGTCCGTCCCGGCACTCCTCGACGACGTCGAGCGCTATCTCGCCGAGGGGTACGTCCGTATCAAGCTGAAGATCGAACCCGGCTGGGACCTGGAACCCGTGCGGGCCGTGCGCGAGCGCTTCGGGGACGGGCTGCCGCTCCAGGTGGACGCGAACACGGCGTACTCGCTCGCGGACGCCGAGCACCTGCGGCGGCTCGACGCGTTCGGGCTGCTGCTCATCGAGGAACCGCTGGAGGAGAACAACCTCCACGCGCACGCCCAGCTCCAGAAGCGCGTCGCCACCCCCGTCTGCCTCGACGAATCCCTGCACAGCGCCCGCGACACCGCGTCCGCGATCGCCATGGACGCGTGCCGGGTCGTGAACGTGAAGCCCGTCCGGGTCGGCGGCTATCTGGAGGCCCGCCGCATCCATGACGTCGCACACGCGCACGGGGTGCCGGTGTGGTGCGGCGGCATGCTGGAAACGGGCATCGGCCGCGCCCCCAACCTGGCGCTCGCGGCCCTGCCCGGCTTCACCCTCCCCGGCGACACCTCCGCCTCCAGCCGCTACTTCGCCGAGGACATCACCGAGCCGTTCGTCCTTCAGGACGGTCATCTGCCGGTCCCGCGCACCCCGGGCATCGGCATCGAACCGCTCCCGGAGGCGCTGCGCCGCTTCACGACCGCACGGCGGGACCTGTACGGGGGCCGCGCCGAGCGGTGA
- the dapE gene encoding succinyl-diaminopimelate desuccinylase — protein sequence MTVLTTPLDLTTDVVTLTRALVDIPSESGEEARLADAVEAALAALPHLGVERVGNSVVARTDLGHPERVVIAGHLDTVPAAGNLPSRLDGDLVYGLGACDMKGGVAVALRLAATVPVPAARDITYVFYECEEVEGDRNGLGRIAAERPELLKADFAILMEPSDAGVEAGCQGVLMADITVRGERAHTARAWRGVNAAHRAGAVLQRLADHTPARVVIDGLEYREGLNAVAVRSGVAGNVVPDECVITVNSRFAPSRSPEEAEAYVRDLFPEYDVEVTEVVPGALPGLGQEAVASLVGVLGATPRPKLGWTDVARFAALGVPALNYGPADPVLAHTVGEYVPVAQLRGCEERLRSWLSASP from the coding sequence ATGACCGTCCTCACCACCCCCCTCGACCTCACCACCGACGTCGTCACCCTCACCCGTGCCCTCGTCGACATCCCCTCCGAGAGCGGCGAGGAGGCCCGGCTCGCGGACGCCGTGGAGGCGGCGCTCGCCGCACTCCCGCACCTCGGCGTCGAACGCGTCGGCAACTCGGTGGTCGCCCGCACGGACCTCGGCCACCCCGAACGGGTCGTGATCGCGGGCCACTTGGACACCGTCCCCGCCGCCGGGAACCTGCCCTCACGCCTGGACGGCGACCTGGTGTACGGACTCGGCGCCTGCGACATGAAGGGCGGCGTCGCGGTCGCCCTGCGGCTGGCGGCCACCGTCCCCGTGCCGGCCGCGCGCGACATCACGTACGTCTTCTACGAGTGCGAGGAGGTCGAGGGCGACCGCAACGGGCTCGGCAGGATCGCCGCCGAGCGGCCGGAGCTCCTCAAGGCCGACTTCGCGATCCTCATGGAGCCGTCCGACGCCGGGGTCGAGGCCGGCTGTCAGGGCGTACTGATGGCCGACATCACGGTGCGCGGCGAGCGTGCGCACACCGCGCGCGCCTGGAGGGGCGTGAACGCCGCGCACCGCGCCGGGGCCGTCCTCCAGCGCCTTGCCGACCACACACCCGCGCGGGTCGTGATCGACGGCCTGGAGTACCGGGAAGGGCTGAACGCCGTCGCCGTGCGGTCCGGGGTCGCGGGCAATGTCGTCCCCGACGAGTGCGTGATCACGGTCAACTCCCGTTTCGCGCCGAGCCGTTCACCCGAAGAGGCGGAGGCGTACGTACGCGACCTCTTCCCGGAGTACGACGTCGAGGTCACCGAGGTCGTGCCCGGCGCCCTGCCCGGGCTCGGCCAGGAAGCCGTGGCCTCGCTCGTCGGCGTACTCGGTGCGACGCCCCGTCCGAAGCTCGGCTGGACCGATGTCGCCCGGTTCGCCGCGCTCGGTGTCCCGGCGCTCAACTATGGCCCCGCGGACCCGGTGTTGGCGCACACGGTGGGCGAGTACGTGCCGGTGGCGCAGCTGCGCGGGTGCGAGGAGCGGCTCAGGAGCTGGCTGTCGGCGTCGCCGTGA
- a CDS encoding type II toxin-antitoxin system VapC family toxin, with amino-acid sequence MILCDVNVLAYAFREDSKDHEEYHGWLIERLRGDEPVGYSSVIDSGFLRIVTHQRIYQPPSDPETAFAFLQDMRSAPVATFVQEGPRHWEIFERLCLRVGARSNLIPDAYIAALAIEHGATLYSADRGFARFPGLRWRHPVEDDV; translated from the coding sequence ATGATCCTCTGCGACGTGAACGTCCTCGCGTATGCCTTCCGCGAGGACAGCAAGGACCACGAGGAGTACCACGGGTGGCTCATCGAGCGGCTGCGCGGTGACGAACCCGTCGGCTACAGCAGCGTGATCGACAGCGGCTTCCTGCGGATCGTCACGCATCAGCGGATCTACCAGCCGCCGAGCGATCCGGAGACGGCCTTTGCCTTTCTCCAGGACATGCGCAGTGCGCCCGTCGCCACCTTCGTCCAGGAAGGCCCCCGGCACTGGGAGATCTTCGAGCGCCTGTGCCTCAGAGTCGGCGCCCGCTCGAACCTCATCCCCGACGCCTACATCGCCGCCCTCGCCATAGAGCACGGTGCCACGCTCTACTCCGCCGACCGAGGATTCGCCCGCTTCCCCGGCCTGCGCTGGCGCCACCCTGTGGAGGACGACGTCTGA
- a CDS encoding betaine/proline/choline family ABC transporter ATP-binding protein (Members of the family are the ATP-binding subunit of ABC transporters for substrates such as betaine, L-proline or other amino acids, choline, carnitine, etc. The substrate specificity is best determined from the substrate-binding subunit, rather than this subunit, as it interacts with the permease subunit and not with substrate directly.), which translates to MPETSETAGKAAPRHASTTGATIELEHLTKRYPGSRDPAVDSVNMEIKAGELVVFVGPSGCGKSTTLKMINRLIEPTGGRIRIGGEDVTDMDPVKLRRKIGYAIQASGLFPHMTVAQNIALVPKMVGWSKPRIRSRVEEMLDLVGLDPAEFHGRYPRQLSGGQQQRVGVARALAADPPVLLMDEPFGAVDPITRDHLQDELIRLQYELHKTIVFVTHDFDEAIKLGDRIAVLRERSHIAQFDTPEAILTNPADDFVSGFVGAGAALKRLNLTRVRDVEITDYPTVTVDDPLQSIFNLLRASGTNEILLLDKRRRPYKWLRRGDLMRAKGSLARAGTLVHDTVTRDATLRDALEAVLTDNTGRVAVTGRRGEYIGVVDMETLMNSVHELLEADRLEAIEAQHELEEARAQQTHFEQEGVDIGEAKA; encoded by the coding sequence GTGCCTGAGACCTCTGAGACCGCCGGGAAAGCCGCGCCCAGGCATGCGTCCACCACCGGCGCCACCATCGAGCTGGAGCACCTCACCAAGCGCTATCCCGGCAGCCGGGACCCCGCCGTGGACAGCGTCAACATGGAGATCAAGGCGGGCGAACTCGTCGTCTTCGTGGGCCCGTCCGGGTGCGGCAAGTCCACCACCCTGAAGATGATCAACCGGTTGATCGAGCCGACCGGCGGACGCATCCGCATCGGCGGCGAGGACGTCACCGACATGGATCCGGTGAAGCTGCGCCGCAAGATCGGGTACGCGATCCAGGCCTCCGGGCTCTTCCCGCACATGACGGTCGCCCAGAACATCGCGCTGGTACCGAAGATGGTCGGCTGGTCCAAGCCGAGGATCAGGTCGCGGGTCGAGGAGATGCTGGACCTGGTCGGGCTCGACCCGGCCGAGTTCCACGGCCGCTATCCGCGCCAGCTCTCCGGCGGTCAGCAGCAACGCGTCGGCGTGGCCCGGGCGTTGGCTGCCGACCCGCCCGTCCTGTTGATGGACGAGCCGTTCGGGGCGGTGGACCCGATCACCCGCGACCACCTCCAGGACGAGCTGATCCGGCTCCAGTACGAGCTGCACAAGACGATCGTCTTCGTCACCCACGACTTCGACGAGGCGATCAAGCTGGGCGACCGGATCGCGGTGCTGCGCGAGCGCTCGCACATCGCGCAGTTCGACACCCCGGAGGCGATCCTCACCAACCCGGCCGACGACTTCGTGTCGGGGTTCGTGGGCGCGGGGGCGGCTCTGAAGAGACTCAATCTGACGCGCGTACGGGATGTGGAGATCACCGACTATCCGACGGTGACCGTGGACGACCCCCTCCAGTCGATCTTCAACCTGCTCCGGGCGAGCGGTACGAACGAGATCCTGCTGCTCGACAAGCGCCGGCGCCCGTACAAGTGGCTGCGGCGCGGCGACCTGATGCGGGCCAAGGGCTCGCTGGCGCGGGCCGGCACGCTGGTGCACGACACGGTGACCAGGGACGCCACGCTGCGCGACGCCCTGGAGGCGGTGCTCACGGACAACACGGGCCGGGTCGCGGTCACCGGGCGGCGCGGCGAGTACATCGGCGTCGTCGACATGGAGACGCTGATGAACTCCGTGCACGAGCTGCTCGAGGCCGACCGGCTGGAGGCGATCGAGGCCCAGCACGAGCTGGAGGAGGCGCGCGCCCAGCAGACCCACTTCGAGCAGGAGGGCGTGGACATCGGGGAGGCGAAGGCGTGA
- a CDS encoding ABC transporter permease → MSTPPTDQRPEGEHEVKGLAFRDEGEAEQEAPPPPVTLKRRITWRKLTFLPAVLVALLLATWLWFQQANLDPISENALSNGQVSKALWQQIQLVVISTFFVLIIAIPLGILLTRKTFRKATPIAMTIANMGQATPAIGLLALLVIVLGSGQKAALIGIIIYAVLPVLSNTIAGLKGNDPTLLEAARGIGMSPLGVLGKIELPLAVPLILGGVRTALVLNVGTATLATFGGGGGLGVLITTGITTQRMPVLVLGSVLTVALALLVDWLASLAELLLRPRGLEAGS, encoded by the coding sequence GTGAGCACACCGCCCACCGATCAGCGGCCCGAGGGCGAGCACGAGGTCAAGGGGCTCGCGTTCCGGGACGAGGGCGAGGCCGAGCAGGAGGCCCCGCCGCCGCCCGTCACGCTCAAGCGCCGGATCACCTGGCGGAAGCTGACCTTTCTGCCCGCCGTCCTCGTGGCCCTCCTGCTCGCCACGTGGCTCTGGTTCCAGCAGGCGAACCTCGACCCGATCTCCGAGAACGCCCTGTCGAACGGTCAGGTGTCGAAGGCCTTGTGGCAGCAGATCCAACTGGTCGTGATCTCCACCTTCTTCGTGCTGATCATCGCCATCCCGCTGGGCATCCTGCTCACCCGCAAGACGTTCCGGAAGGCGACCCCGATCGCGATGACCATCGCCAACATGGGGCAGGCCACTCCGGCGATCGGTCTGCTGGCACTCCTGGTCATCGTGCTCGGCTCCGGCCAGAAGGCCGCCCTGATCGGCATCATCATCTACGCCGTCCTGCCGGTGCTGTCGAACACGATCGCGGGCCTGAAGGGCAACGACCCGACGCTGCTCGAAGCGGCGCGGGGCATCGGCATGTCGCCGCTGGGGGTTCTCGGGAAGATCGAGCTACCGCTGGCCGTACCGCTGATCCTCGGTGGTGTGCGGACGGCCCTCGTGCTGAACGTGGGCACGGCGACCCTCGCCACGTTCGGCGGAGGCGGCGGTCTGGGCGTCCTCATCACCACCGGAATCACCACCCAGCGCATGCCGGTCCTGGTCCTCGGCTCGGTCCTCACGGTTGCGCTCGCGCTGCTCGTCGACTGGCTCGCCTCACTGGCCGAGCTGCTGCTCAGGCCGCGCGGGTTGGAGGCGGGGTCATGA
- a CDS encoding chorismate synthase codes for MAGDPVADDPPAGDWVAVATDAARGGTAAATGVRDLASAAADAAGVTLRTVHDVTGIAAVADFFSDVWQTPRSTPPYPAEVLHSLVHAGGAVHAAYSPAGERLAGASVAVFGPPGDADVYSFVAAAVASDRGVGYAVKQAQRVWALERGARTMRWTFDPLVGRNARFNLVKLGAAGTEYLVDFYGPMADGVNDGDESDRLTVTWDLAAPHSRTAEEGDRTAAEGDRDAAPATHLAPDGDPLARRDLADSRVWCRVPDDIVKLRATDPLPALRWRHAVREVFTEAFAEGYVATGMSRDGWYTLTRPSTEGHA; via the coding sequence ATGGCAGGCGACCCCGTGGCAGACGATCCGCCGGCAGGGGACTGGGTGGCAGTGGCGACGGACGCGGCGCGGGGCGGGACGGCAGCGGCGACCGGTGTACGAGATCTCGCGTCGGCCGCCGCCGACGCGGCAGGCGTCACCCTTCGCACCGTCCACGACGTCACCGGCATCGCCGCCGTGGCCGACTTCTTCAGCGACGTCTGGCAGACCCCGCGCAGCACCCCGCCGTACCCCGCCGAGGTGCTGCACAGCCTCGTCCACGCGGGCGGCGCGGTGCACGCCGCGTACTCGCCGGCCGGGGAGCGGCTCGCCGGAGCCTCCGTGGCCGTCTTCGGGCCGCCCGGCGACGCGGACGTGTACTCCTTCGTGGCCGCGGCCGTCGCCTCCGACCGCGGGGTCGGGTACGCCGTGAAGCAGGCCCAGCGCGTCTGGGCCCTGGAGCGCGGCGCCCGCACCATGCGCTGGACCTTCGACCCGTTGGTCGGCCGCAACGCCCGCTTCAACCTGGTCAAGCTGGGCGCCGCAGGCACGGAGTACCTCGTCGACTTCTACGGGCCGATGGCCGACGGTGTGAACGACGGCGACGAGAGCGACCGTCTGACGGTGACCTGGGACCTCGCCGCGCCCCATTCCCGTACGGCGGAGGAAGGCGACCGCACGGCGGCGGAAGGCGACCGCGACGCCGCGCCCGCCACCCACCTCGCCCCCGACGGCGACCCGCTGGCCCGCCGCGACCTCGCCGACAGCCGCGTCTGGTGCCGGGTGCCGGACGACATCGTCAAGCTGCGCGCCACCGACCCGCTGCCGGCACTGCGCTGGCGGCACGCCGTCCGGGAGGTCTTCACGGAGGCCTTCGCCGAGGGGTACGTCGCCACGGGGATGTCCCGGGACGGCTGGTACACCCTCACCCGCCCGTCCACGGAAGGCCACGCATGA
- a CDS encoding PucR family transcriptional regulator, which translates to MDACTLGDLLDVIGGPSVRLHTAPAGLTVPVTEALLYDAHAPLPRAPGALLLAVGVRASAAGPLARAAAEAGMSGLVVRGPDGPLAEAESAGVALLSVDEDAAWHHVHLLLASAIGARPSTAGSGLGDLFALADAVATAVGGATVVEDPRQRILAYSTVPGQPVDEDRRQGILGLQVPTSPENSEQYRVLFAADGPVRLPALGGTGLGDPGGLLPRLAVAVRAGGETLGSLWVVDDGNLAPDAEEALAQGASTAALLLLRARAAQELARHQNGDLLRRLLDGTADPAGAAHRLGLGLGPDGDPAPVRVAAFVLDSAVSAADVEQTALRLLDLVRLQCEARYGRHACVLVDGVVYALLPALGEHGGARHKRLAEDIVRRAGQALRVPVRAGLGDVVPGLAEVTASRADADLVLRVLGPELPVASVAEVRPRVALLRLTEVMGERRELSAGAWRTVLAYDTEHGTDYARTLVSWLDAGCDMAGAARLLAVHPNTCRYRLRQAQQQLGIDLDDPDERLVLWLQLRTLAGLTATPTASS; encoded by the coding sequence ATGGACGCCTGCACCCTCGGCGACCTGCTGGACGTCATAGGCGGCCCCTCCGTACGCCTGCACACCGCGCCCGCCGGGCTCACCGTGCCGGTCACGGAGGCGCTGCTGTACGACGCCCACGCCCCGCTGCCCCGTGCGCCCGGGGCGCTGCTGCTCGCGGTCGGGGTGCGCGCGTCCGCGGCCGGGCCGCTGGCGCGGGCCGCGGCGGAGGCGGGGATGAGCGGGCTGGTGGTCCGCGGCCCGGACGGCCCGCTCGCGGAGGCGGAGTCGGCGGGCGTGGCCCTGCTGTCGGTGGACGAGGACGCCGCCTGGCACCACGTGCACCTGCTGCTCGCCTCGGCGATCGGCGCCCGCCCGTCGACCGCCGGGAGCGGCCTCGGGGACCTGTTCGCACTGGCCGACGCGGTGGCCACGGCCGTCGGCGGCGCCACGGTCGTCGAGGACCCGCGCCAGCGGATCCTCGCCTACTCGACCGTGCCGGGGCAGCCGGTCGACGAGGACCGCAGGCAGGGCATCCTCGGCCTCCAGGTGCCGACGAGCCCGGAGAACTCGGAGCAGTACCGGGTGCTGTTCGCGGCCGACGGCCCCGTCCGGCTGCCCGCGCTCGGCGGCACCGGCCTGGGTGACCCAGGTGGTCTCCTCCCCCGCCTCGCCGTCGCCGTCCGCGCCGGCGGCGAAACGCTCGGTTCGCTCTGGGTCGTGGACGACGGCAACCTCGCGCCCGACGCCGAGGAGGCCCTCGCCCAGGGCGCGTCCACGGCGGCGCTGCTCCTGCTGCGCGCGCGGGCCGCGCAGGAGCTTGCCCGGCACCAGAACGGGGACCTGCTGCGCCGCCTGCTCGACGGCACCGCCGACCCGGCCGGCGCCGCCCACCGGCTGGGCCTCGGCCTCGGCCCGGACGGAGACCCGGCGCCCGTCCGCGTGGCCGCCTTCGTCCTCGACTCGGCCGTCTCGGCGGCGGACGTCGAGCAGACCGCGCTGCGGCTCCTGGACCTCGTACGGCTCCAGTGCGAGGCGCGCTACGGGCGGCACGCGTGCGTCCTCGTCGACGGAGTCGTGTACGCGCTGCTGCCCGCGCTCGGCGAACACGGCGGGGCGCGTCACAAGAGGCTCGCTGAGGACATCGTGCGGCGGGCCGGGCAGGCACTGCGGGTGCCCGTGCGGGCGGGGCTCGGCGATGTCGTGCCGGGGCTCGCGGAGGTGACGGCCTCCCGCGCCGACGCGGACCTCGTCCTGCGCGTCCTCGGACCGGAGCTGCCGGTGGCGTCCGTGGCGGAGGTGCGGCCGCGTGTCGCCCTCCTCCGCCTCACCGAAGTCATGGGCGAGCGGCGGGAGTTGAGTGCCGGGGCGTGGCGGACGGTTCTCGCGTACGACACCGAGCACGGCACCGACTACGCCCGCACCCTCGTCTCCTGGCTGGACGCCGGCTGCGACATGGCGGGCGCGGCCCGGCTGCTCGCCGTACACCCCAACACCTGCCGCTACCGCCTCCGGCAGGCCCAGCAGCAGCTCGGCATCGACCTCGACGATCCCGACGAACGGCTGGTGCTGTGGCTGCAGTTGCGGACGCTGGCCGGGCTCACGGCGACGCCGACAGCCAGCTCCTGA
- a CDS encoding S16 family serine protease, translating to MLSRLTRPKAVAVCAVPVVALLATAVFAPLPFSVAQPGMTANVLGENKGDPVITISGAPTRDTSGQLRMTTIEATGPDASVSLSDVLDAWFATDRAVMPRDSVYPSGNSVKEIERHNAEQMKESQDTATEAALSYLHEKNDVKVTLKLADVGGPSAGLLFSLGIVDKLDGDGSGGDLTGGRTIAGTGTIDADGKVGAVGGVALKTQAARRDGATIFLVPKAECSDAKSELPKGLRLIPVTTLKGAVDSLVALEKGKGSVPSC from the coding sequence GTGCTCTCTCGCCTCACGCGCCCCAAGGCCGTCGCCGTCTGCGCCGTCCCCGTCGTGGCTCTGCTCGCCACGGCGGTGTTCGCGCCGCTGCCGTTCTCCGTGGCGCAGCCCGGTATGACGGCGAACGTCCTCGGCGAGAACAAGGGCGACCCGGTGATCACGATCAGCGGGGCGCCCACGCGGGACACCAGCGGGCAGCTGCGGATGACGACGATCGAGGCGACGGGCCCCGACGCGAGCGTCTCCCTCAGCGATGTGCTCGACGCCTGGTTCGCCACGGACCGGGCCGTGATGCCGCGCGACTCGGTCTACCCGAGCGGGAACAGCGTCAAGGAGATCGAGCGGCACAACGCCGAGCAGATGAAGGAGTCCCAGGACACGGCCACCGAGGCGGCACTGTCGTATCTCCACGAGAAGAACGACGTCAAGGTCACCCTCAAGCTCGCCGATGTCGGCGGTCCCAGCGCCGGACTGCTCTTCTCGCTCGGCATCGTCGACAAGCTGGACGGCGATGGCAGCGGCGGTGACCTCACGGGGGGTCGCACCATCGCGGGTACGGGGACGATCGACGCCGACGGCAAGGTCGGCGCGGTGGGAGGCGTCGCCCTCAAGACCCAGGCCGCCCGCCGCGACGGCGCGACGATCTTCCTGGTCCCGAAGGCGGAGTGCTCGGACGCGAAGTCGGAGCTCCCCAAGGGGCTGCGGCTGATTCCGGTGACCACCCTGAAGGGTGCGGTGGACTCCCTGGTGGCCCTGGAGAAGGGGAAGGGCTCGGTTCCCAGCTGCTGA